In Malus sylvestris chromosome 15, drMalSylv7.2, whole genome shotgun sequence, a single genomic region encodes these proteins:
- the LOC126605426 gene encoding probable mannitol dehydrogenase has translation MAKSPEQEHPKKAFGWAARDSSGVLSPFKFSRRVTGEKDVTFKVLYCGICHSDLHTIKSEWGITTYPLVPGHEIVGTVTQVGNKVQKFKVGDKVGVGCLVGSCQSCDNCSKNLENYCPKMIQTYGSKYHDGTMTHGGYSDIMVADENFIVRIPDKLPLDGAAPLLCAGITTYSPLRLHGLDRPGMHIGVVGLGGLGHAAVKFAKAFGVKVTVISTSPNKKEEAINRLKADSFLVSREQDQMQAAMGTMDGIIDTVSAVHPLLPLLGLLKSNGKLVMVGLPEKPFELPIFPLVAGGKIVAGSCIGGLKETQEMIDFAGKHNITADIEVIPIDYLNTAMERLAKADVRYRFVIDIGNTLKSAA, from the exons ATGGCGAAATCTCCTGAACAAGAACACCCGAAGAAGGCCTTTGGATGGGCGGCTAGAGATTCGTCTGGTGTTCTCTCTCCCTTCAAGTTCTCAAGAAG GGTAACTGGCGAGAAAGACGTGACATTCAAAGTATTGTACTGTGGTATATGCCATTCGGACCTTCACACAATCAAGAGTGAGTGGGGGATTACTACCTATCCTCTGGTTCCCGG GCATGAGATTGTTGGTACGGTGACACAAGTGGGAAACAAAGTACAAAAATTTAAAGTTGGAGATAAAGTAGGTGTTGGATGCTTGGTGGGTTCTTGCCAATCTTGTGATAATTGTTCCAAAAATTTGGAGAACTACTGCCCCAAAATGATACAAACCTATGGTTCAAAGTACCATGACGGAACTATGACACATGGGGGTTATTCTGACATCATGGTGGCTGATGAAAACTTCATTGTCCGTATTCCTGACAAACTACCTCTTGATGGTGCTGCTCCTCTCCTTTGTGCCGGGATCACAACTTACAGCCCCTTGAGACTTCATGGCCTTGACAGACCCGGTATGCATATTGGTGTGGTTGGTCTAGGTGGTCTAGGACATGCAGCCGTGAAGTTTGCCAAGGCTTTTGGGGTTAAGGTCACAGTGATTAGTACCTCCCCcaacaagaaggaagaagcaaTTAATCGTCTCAAAGCTGATTCATTTTTGGTTAGCCGTGAACAAGATCAAATGCAG GCTGCCATGGGCACAATGGATGGTATTATTGACACGGTTTCTGCAGTCCACCCTCTCTTGCCTTTACTTGGTTTGTTGAAGTCTAATGGGAAACTTGTAATGGTTGGTTTACCAGAAAAGCCTTTTGAGCTTCCAATTTTTCCACTGGTCGCGG GAGGGAAGATAGTAGCTGGTAGTTGCATTGGAGGTTTAAAGGAAACTCAAGAGATGATTGATTTTGCAGGCAAGCACAACATAACAGCTGACATCGAAGTTATTCCAATTGATTATTTGAATACAGCAATGGAGCGTCTTGCCAAAGCCGATGTTAGATACCGATTTGTCATCGACATTGGAAACACATTGAAGTCTGCCGCTTAA
- the LOC126605425 gene encoding probable mannitol dehydrogenase, with protein sequence MVVTPEQEHPKKAFGWAARDSSGVLSPFKFSRRETGEKDVCFKVLYCGICHSDLHMVKNEWGSSVYPLIPGHEIVGVVTEVGSKVQKFKVGDKVGVGCMVGSCHSCDSCNNHLENYCPKMILTYGARNLDGTITCGGYSDIMVADEHFIVRIPENLPLDGAAPLLCAGITTYSPLRYFGLDKPGMHVGVVGLGGLGHLAVKFAKAMGVKVTVISTSPNKKEEAIEHLHADSFLVSRDEDQMQAAMGTLDGIIDTVSAHHPLLPLIGLLKSHGKLVMVGAPEKPLELPVFPLLMGRKIVAGSCIGGMKETQEMIDFSAKHKITADIEVIPIDYLNTAMERLVKADVRYRFVIDIGNTLISSS encoded by the exons atggtgGTAACTCCAGAGCAAGAGCACCCAAAGAAGGCATTTGGATGGGCTGCTAGAGATTCATCTGGCGTTCTCTCTCCCTTCAAATTCTCAAGAAG GGAAACTGGAGAGAAAGATGTTTGTTTCAAAGTTCTGTACTGCGGGATATGTCATTCGGACCTTCACATGGTCAAGAATGAATGGGGTTCCTCTGTCTATCCTCTGATTCCCGG GCATGAAATAGTTGGTGTAGTGACAGAGGTGGGAAGCAAAGTACAAAAATTCAAAGTTGGAGACAAAGTAGGTGTTGGATGCATGGTGGGTTCTTGCCACTCTTGCGACAGTTGTAACAACCACCTCGAGAATTACTGCCCCAAAATGATACTCACTTATGGTGCCAGGAACCTTGACGGCACCATAACATGTGGAGGTTACTCCGACATCATGGTGGCGGATGAGCATTTCATAGTCCGCATTCCAGAAAACCTACCTCTGGATGGTGCTGCTCCTCTCCTATGTGCTGGGATTACAACTTACAGTCCCTTGAGATATTTCGGACTTGACAAACCAGGCATGCATGTGGGCGTGGTGGGTCTAGGTGGTCTAGGGCACCTCGCGGTAAAATTTGCCAAGGCTATGGGGGTTAAGGTCACAGTGATCAGTACCTCCCCTaataagaaggaagaagctATTGAACATCTTCATGCTGATTCATTTTTGGTTAGCCGCGATGAAGATCAAATGCAG GCTGCCATGGGGACATTGGATGGTATCATTGATACGGTTTCCGCACACCACCCTCTATTGCCTTTGATTGGTTTGTTAAAGTCTCATGGAAAGCTTGTGATGGTTGGTGCACCCGAGAAACCACTTGAGCTTCCAGTTTTTCCTTTGCTCATGG GAAGGAAGATAGTGGCCGGTAGTTGCATTGGAGGTATGAAGGAGACACAAGAGATGATTGATTTTTCAGCCAAGCACAAAATAACAGCTGATATTGAGGTTATCCCAATTGATTACTTGAACACTGCCATGGAGCGCCTTGTCAAAGCGGATGTTAGATACCGATTTGTTATCGACATTGGAAACACGTTGATATCTAGCTCTTAA
- the LOC126602902 gene encoding uncharacterized protein LOC126602902: MDKSWMSMDRRSQMYSEGVENFLNYAMLHATDINYIRCPCLKCGNIKSRTVKEIREDLFFNGIDQSYCTWYWHGEAVPDSKNEKMSNREEIVEDNIIGMVEAAYDHFASNPKQFEKLLEDAEKPVYPGSNFTKLSTLVRLYNIKAKNGCSDKLFADLLEFLGVLLPQKNEIPPSVYEAKKTLFSLGIEYEKIHACPNDCILYRKEHLDAIACPTCGFSRWKVNKSSREPSKGVPAKVLWYFPPIPRFQRMFYNSKTAKNLIWHAQDREVDGKLRHPADSPSWKLVDHMWPEFGDDPRNLRLAISTDGINPHSALSSRYSCWPVIMVTYNLPPWLCMKRKFMMLTLLISGPKQPGNDIDVYMAPLIDDLKTLWEIGVETYDAYNKENFMLRAVLLWTINDFPAYGNLCGCSVKGYSGCPICGDRTSSKWLKLGRKVIFTGHRRFLPQNHHYRQQKKPFDGTQEFGLAPSPLSGEEILHEVEGIKISWGKKNVNLLGKRKVRSGTKAKVIDKKADAQTRWKKKSIFFDLPYWKSLHVRHCLDVMHIEKNVCESIYGTLLNIPGKTKDGVAARNDLIALGLRTDLAPKHGNNKTFLPPAPYTLSKAEKISVCKALSELKVPSGYSSNFRNLVSMEELKLFNLKSHDCHILMQQLLPVALRAVLPKHVRYAITRFCLFFSHLCSKTVDVLRLDEIQSELVITLCLLEKIFPPSFFDIMVHLTVHLVREVSLCGPVYFRWMYPFERYMKILKGYVRNKYRPEGCMVECYIAEEAIEVCSEYLSGVDPIGIPLKIRSHHKDVGHPLSAGKFLKADKKYWQQAHHYVLDNTLEVEPYIKEHKKYLIKEHPKKSKNLKWLQDEHNRTFIYWLQKKVEDELNVPNNHISETLRWIAHGPRDEVTKYSGYSVNGCNFHTKSRDDSQVTQNSGVSLVANTMQISSAKDKNPIIADMTFYGVIQEIWELNYNAFTRVVFKCDWVENKSGIRLEEFGIKLIDLNKIGHKSDSFVLATQVKQIFYIADLEDSRWSVVLPGPQYDWLHDDELGDTIIECECLTTKLPPVESFDVLTEESDDIYMRDDCEEYLDEMTDSEEDEQDFVTRKPRGATQLQELVQGRSDGDRLEVGYNSKGQPCGLAGAKLASFIGVMARTTVPITIPTWKEVESSYKKKIWDMVQKAFIVHSNSRADVLKSAAKTWRTFKSSLTCEYILKFKDQPEVLKKPPEIYDFIRQPVWDEFVRSRLTEKHMKIHEEQSRRRAKHKYPHRLSRKGYARLEEQIKSAYGITADIDRSVLWKLGRVDKKGNYTNEMVKVRADKIDEVTKAVEDGTLRTSGSNDILTIALETPEYSGRVRGVGTGISHKLYFKTPRCKTQSSQQQMMQTHLEQQSLHIEELNKKFNLIASLLTPDQLSKMQELVQSNVVQSNHISEKASCTAKKEKNETSTEKVKQGDLVEIMSKKRAKHDDVPEIMSKKRVKQKVKQKDMQEISDLNIMEKTNKIANSNEKESDIKKYFKVKQSDQQNIYDVNINNETNKIANSMEKISDIKKVQQCKLAIDTASNIVAYGSVIPLDGPIHGVPLGPMNLRVSIDVAIKEDALLPIPSYEAVNIKQAIGSHVAWPRHLVVTNDEDVTVPIIMESDLFGNEHTTFIGGDDIIQFCSMAEISTVCISIYIRQLWSTLKKNNLDGLFGFVDPGRISQKAGRKEQRSNALALRLQNCKKGQLIFAPFHWLLAIIDPYEELVYYMDSLNWIQIDPGMKDIVELALKMFKAQKGIKGRKNINWKVVKCPLQEGTVECGYYVMKYMKEIINDPNCSIITKFKEKATYTQHEIDALRIEWAEYVDDFIPIDETLD; the protein is encoded by the exons aTGGATAAATCTTGGATGTCTATGGATAGAAGATCACAAATGTATTCTGAAGGGGTTGAAAACTTTTTGAATTATGCGATGCTTCACGCTACTGATATTAACTACATACGTTGTCCGTGCCTAAAATGTGGTAACATTAAATCAAGGACGGTTAAAGAGATAAGAGAGGATCTCTTTTTCAATGGTATAGATCAAAGTTATTGTACATGGTATTGGCATGGAGAAGCTGTTCCAGATAGTAAGAATGAGAAAATGAGTAATCGGGAAGAAATAGTTGAAGATAACATTATCGGGATGGTGGAAGCAGCTTATGATCATTTTGCGTCAAATCCTAAACAATTTGAGAAGTTGTTAGAGGATGCAGAGAAGCCTGTATACCCTGGTTCAAACTTCACAAAGTTATCAACCTTGGTCAGATTGTACAATATAAAAGCAAAGAATGGGTGTAGTGATAAACTATTTGCAGATTTACTAGAATTTTTAGGAGTTTTGCTCCCACAGAAGAATGAAATACCCCCCTCTGTGTATGAAGcaaaaaaaacattgttttctCTCGGAATTGAGTACGAAAAAATACATGCATGCCCCAATGATTGCATCCTATACAGGAAAGAGCATTTAGATGCAATTGCATGTCCTACATGTGGTTTTTCTAGATGGAAGGTTAACAAAAGTTCTAGGGAGCCTAGTAAGGGGGTACCTGCAAAGGTACTATGGTATTTTCCCCCTATTCCAAGATTTCAAAGAATGTTTTATAATAGCAAGACAGCAAAGAATTTGATATGGCATGCCCAAGATAGAGAAGTTGATGGTAAGTTGCGTCATCCGGCTGACTCTCCCTCATGGAAGCTTGTTGACCACATGTGGCCAGAATTTGGTGATGACCCAAGAAATCTCCGACTAGCAATTTCAACAGATGGGATTAATCCCCATAGTGCTTTAAGCAGTAGATATAGTTGTTGGCCAGTGATTATGGTCACTTACAACCTTCCACCATGGTTATGCATGAAGCGAAAATTTATGATGTTAACACTGTTAATATCCGGCCCTAAGCAACCAGGTAATGATATTGACGTTTATATGGCACCACTTATTGATGACTTAAAAACTCTATGGGAGATTGGTGTTGAAACTTATGATGCATACAATAAGGAGAACTTTATGTTAAGGGCTGTGTTATTATGGACCATCAATGACTTTCCTGCTTATGGAAACTTATGTGGGTGTAGTGTGAAAGGATACTCTGGATGCCCTATATGTGGTGATAGAACATCTTCTAAATGGCTAAAGTTAGGGAGAAAGGTAATCTTTACTGGTCATAGAAGATTCCTACCACAAAATCATCATTACcgacaacaaaaaaaaccatttgATGGTACTCAAGAGTTTGGGTTAGCTCCATCTCCGTTGAGCGGGGAAGAAATATTGCATGAAGTTGAAGGAATCAAAATATCATGGGGTAAGAAGAATGTAAATCTCCTTGGAAAAAGGAAGGTGAGGAGTGGAACAAAGGCAAAAGTAATTGATAAAAAGGCTGATGCTCAAACTCGTTGGAAAAAGAAGTCAATCTTCTTTGATTTACCATATTGGAAGTCACTCCATGTTCGACATTGTTTAGATGTTATGCACATTGAGAAAAATGTTTGTGAGAGTATCTATGGTACATTACTTAACATTCCTGGAAAAACAAAGGATGGCGTCGCAGCCCGGAATGATCTAATTGCTTTGGGTCTACGTACGGATTTGGCACCAAAACATGGAAATAACAAAACATTTCTTCCCCCAGCACCTTATACATTATCTAAGGCTGAGAAGATTTCAGTTTGCAAAGCATTGTCCGAACTCAAGGTCCCATCAGGATATTCTTCAAATTTCAGAAACCTTGTGTCAATGGAGGAGCTGAAACTGTTTAATCTTAAATCTCATGATTGTCATATACTTATGCAGCAACTACTTCCTGTGGCACTTCGTGCAGTACTGCCAAAGCATGTAAGATATGCTATCACCAGATTTTGTCTATTCTTTAGTCACTTATGCAGCAAAACAGTTGATGTTTTAAGGTTAGATGAAATACAAAGTGAGTTGGTGATTACTTTGTGCTTGCTTGAAAAGATTTTTCCACCTTCGTTTTTTGATATAATGGTCCATCTCACAGTGCACTTGGTTAGGGAAGTTAGCTTATGTGGCCCGGTTTATTTTCGTTGGATGTACCCTTTTGAAAGGTACATGAAAATATTAAAGGGTTATGTGAGAAATAAATATCGTCCAGAGGGTTGTATGGTTGAATGTTATATTGCAGAAGAAGCTATAGAGGTTTGTAGCGAGTATTTATCAGGGGTAGACCCAATTGGAATTCCGTTGAAGATTCGTTCACATCATAAAGATGTTGGCCATCCATTATCGGCTGGAAAATTTTTGAAGGCGGATAAAAAGTATTGGCAGCAAGCACATCACTATGTTTTGGATAACACACTTGAAGTGGAACCTTATATCAA GGAGCATAAGAAATACTTGATTAAGGAGCAccccaaaaaatcaaaaaatttgAAGTGGCTTCAGGATGAACATAATCGAACTTTCATTTATTGGCTGCAAAAAAAG GTTGAGGATGAGCTTAATGTCCCTAATAATCACATATCCGAAACCTTGAGATGGATAGCACATGGCCCTCGAGATGAAGTAACAAAATATTCTGGATATTCCGTTAATGGTTGTAATTTTCACACTAAGTCTCGTGATGATTCACAAGTTACTCAAAATAGTGGAGTAAGCTTAGTGGCCAATACGATGCAAATTTCAAGCGCTAAGGATAAGAATCCTATTATCGCAGATATGACTTTTTATGGGGTGATTCAAGAGATATGGGAACTTAATTATAACGCATTCACGCGTGtagtatttaagtgtgattgggTTGAAAATAAAAGTGGCATCAGATTAGAAGAGTTTGGGATCAAATTAATTGACCTCAACAAAATTGGACATAAGTCAGATAGTTTTGTTTTAGCTACTCAAGTGAAGCAGATATTTTACATTGCAGATCTAGAGGATTCAAGGTGGTCGGTTGTACTGCCAGGGCCTCAGTATGATTGGCTACATGATGATGAGCTAGGAGATACTATAATTGAATGTGAATGTCTTACTACTAAATTGCCACCCGTTGAGTCATTTGATGTACTAACTGAGGAGTCTGATGATATCTACATGCGGGATGACTGCGAAG AATATCTTGATGAAATGACAGATtcagaagaagatgaacaagatTTTGTAACAAGGAAACCAAGAGGTGCAACTCAATTGCAAGAGTTGGTGCAAGGTAGAAGTGATGGGGATCGGTTGGAGGTTGGATATAACAGTAAAGGACAACCGTGTGGACTTGCAGGAGCAAAACTAGCTAGTTTTATTGGTGTTATGGCGCGTACCACAGTTCCAATTACAATTCCAACTTGGAAAGAAGTAGAGTCatcttataaaaaaaagatttggGACATGGTCCAG AAAGCCTTTATAGTACATTCAAACAGCAGAGCGGATGTTTTGAAGAGTGCTGCAAAGACATGGCGAACGTTCAAGAGTAGTCTAACATGTGAGTACATATTAAAGTTCAAAGATCAACCTGAAGTCTTAAAGAAACCACCAGAAATCTATGATTTCATTCGTCAGCCGGTATGGGATGAATTTGTGAGGTCGAGATTAACAGAGAAGCATATG AAAATCCATGAAGAACAATCGAGGAGGCGAGCTAAGCATAAGTACCCTCATCGACTTTCTAGAAAAGGCTATGCAAGATTGGAAGAACAAATA AAATCAGCTTATGGAATCACTGCTGACATTGACCGATCAGTGCTTTGGAAGCTTGGGCGTGTTGATAAAAAGGGAAACTATACGAATGAGATGGTGAAAGTACGCGCTGATAAAATA GATGAAGTAACTAAGGCCGTTGAAGATGGGACTTTGCGAACGTCTGGTAGTAATGACATATTGACAATTGCTTTGGAAACACCTGAATATTCGGGTCGTGTAAGAGGTGTTGGAACTGGCATCAGTCATAAATTGTACTTCAAGACTCCAAGATGCAAAACTCAATCGAGTCAACAACAAATGATGCAAACACATTTGGAGCAGCAAAGTTTACACATTGAGGAGTTAAATAAGAAGTTCAATTTGATTGCTTCTTTGTTAACTCCAGATCAGTTGAGCAAGATGCAAGAGTTAGTCCAATCTAATGTGGTACAGTCCAATCATATTTCTGAGAAAGCTAGTTGCAcagcaaagaaagaaaaaaatgaaacatcTACTGAGAAAGTGAAACAGGGTGATCTGGTGGAAATCATGTCTAAGAAGAGAGCGAAACATGACGATGTGCCGGAAATCATGTCTAAGAAGAGAGTGAAACAAAAG GTCAAGCAAAAGGATATGCAGGAAATATCTGATTTGAACATCATGGAAAAGACGAACAAAATTGCAAATTCAAACGAAAAAGAAAGTGATATCAAGAAGTATTTCAAG gTAAAGCAAAGTGACCAACAGAACATATATGATGTGAACATCAATAATGAGACAAACAAAATTGCAAATTCCATGGAAAAAATATCTGATATCAAGAAG gtaCAACAGTGCAAGCTCGCTATAGACACTGCTAGTAACATTGTTGCATATGGATCAGTCATTCCATTAGACGGGCCAATACATGGAGTTCCACTTGGGCCTATGAATCTACGTGTTTCTATTGATGTAGCAATTAAAGAAGATGCTCTTCTTCCAATACCTAGTTATGAAGCTGTGAATATCAAACAAGCAATTGGGAGTCACGTAGCTTGGCCACGGCATCTTGTTGTGACAAATGATGAG GATGTTACAGTGCCTATCATCATGGAATCTGATCTATTTGGAAATGAGCACACAACATTTATTGGTGGAGATGACATCATTCAATTTTGTTCTATGGCTGAAATATCGACTGTTTGCATTTCAATTTACATCAG GCAACTTTGGTCAACGTTGAAGAAGAACAATCTTGATGGATTGTTTGGATTTGTAGATCCTGGCAGAATCTCTCAAAAGGCTGGCAGAAAGGAACAAAGATCAAATGCACTGGCTCTTAGATTACAGAACTGCAAAAAAGGACAATTAATTTTTGCTCC gtttcatTGGTTGTTGGCTATTATTGACCCCTATGAGGAATTAGTGTATTATATGGACTCGCTTAATTGGATACAGATAGATCCTGGAATGAAGGACATTGTTGAACT AGCACTGAAGATGTTTAAAGCTCAAAAGGGAATAAAGGGTCGAAAAAACATCAATTGGAAAGTAGTAAAG TGCCCTTTGCAAGAAGGAACTGTAGAATGTGGATATTATGTgatgaaatacatgaaggaaatcATTAATGATCCAAACTGCTCAATTATTACCAAG TTCAAAGAAAAAGCTACATACACTCAACATGAAATTGATGCGTTAAGAATAGAGTGGGCTGAGTATGTTGATGACTTCATCCCAATAGATGAAACACTAGATTAG